A stretch of Triticum urartu cultivar G1812 unplaced genomic scaffold, Tu2.1 TuUngrouped_contig_6336, whole genome shotgun sequence DNA encodes these proteins:
- the LOC125530464 gene encoding UDP-glycosyltransferase 76E1-like: MHITMLNHNHVHLPKHQQTFIRNGTRIFKLLSFLIIHVHPHIRHSMVDHFVTKISDHLQLNMQQDGLHPLQQQDMVFSATIPHETMSTLIERIVVSSMCSSGVIINTFSDLEDAELQKIIDGMGVPVYAIGPLHKISLGAQSSLLAQDRTCLDWLDKQEVGSVLFVSFGSLASMDQEELVETAWGLANSRMPFLWVIRPDSVQGSGKIGLPDGFEEEAQDRGMVVSWAPQQEVLGHQAVGGFWTHNGWNSTLESISEGVPMICRPHFGDQMINARYVQEVWKIGFRLEGKMDRDNIQRSVKKLFCHDEGGEMRRRANNLKDKATRCIMKGGSSQTGIDLLVNCIMTLPSSI, from the coding sequence ATGCACATTACCATGCTCAACCACAATCACGTTCACCTACCAAAACATCAACAAACATTCATTAGAAACGGGACTCGCATATTTAAGTTGCTTAGTTTCTTAATAATACACGTGCATCCACACATACGCCACTCGATGGTTGATCATTTTGTTACCAAAATTTCAGATCATTTGCAACTGAATATGCAACAGGATGGTCtccacccgctccagcagcaaGACATGGTCTTCTCAGCCACAATTCCACATGAAACGATGTCCACCTTAATAGAACGCATTGTGGTATCATCAATGTGTTCTTCAGGTGTCATCATTAACACCTTCAGCGACCTCGAAGATGCTGAGCTACAAAAGATCATTGATGGCATGGGCGTTCCGGTGTATGCGATCGGTCCGCTTCACAAGATATCTTTAGGTGCCCAGAGCAGCCTGTTGGCTCAAGATAGAACATGTTTGGATTGGTTGGACAAGCAAGAAGTAGGATCTGTTCTGTTCGTGAGCTTCGGGAGCTTGGCATCCATGGATCAGGAAGAGCTAGTGGAGACTGCATGGGGCTTGGCCAACAGTCGCATGCCATTTCTTTGGGTGATCCGGCCTGACTCGGTTCAGGGTTCAGGGAAGATAGGCCTACCTGACGGCTTTGAGGAAGAGGCACAAGATAGGGGAATGGTGGTGAGCTGGGCCCCACAACAAGAAGTTCTTGGGCACCAGGCGGTTGGTGGATTTTGGACCCATAATGGCTGGAACTCAACGTTGGAGAGCATAAGTGAGGGTGTTCCAATGATATGTAGACCACATTTCGGCGACCAAATGATAAATGCCAGGTATGTCCAGGAGGTGTGGAAGATAGGGTTTCGGTTAGAGGGCAAGATGGACAGGGACAATATTCAGAGGAGTGTTAAAAAGTTGTTTTGCCACGACGAAGGTGGAGAGATGAGGCGAAGGGCAAATAATCTCAAAGACAAAGCAACCCGGTGCATTATGAAAGGAGGCTCTTCACAAACTGGAATTGATTTGTTGGTGAATTGCATAATGACATTACCTTCTTCCATTTAG